In the genome of Polaribacter atrinae, one region contains:
- a CDS encoding translation initiation factor: MDFKDQLKNLFPEHIETVQPVKEKSDIWLQDDPIICKYEKRKGKPITILEGYTGATSDFKKLAKEIKTKLSVGGSFKDDKIIIQGDFRDQIMTMLKDKGFKVKRVGG, encoded by the coding sequence ATGGATTTCAAAGATCAATTAAAAAATTTATTTCCAGAACATATAGAAACTGTTCAACCTGTAAAAGAAAAATCGGATATTTGGTTACAAGATGACCCGATTATTTGCAAATACGAAAAACGTAAAGGAAAGCCTATTACTATTTTAGAAGGTTATACAGGCGCAACATCAGATTTTAAAAAACTTGCAAAAGAAATTAAAACAAAACTTTCTGTTGGCGGGAGCTTTAAAGATGATAAAATTATTATTCAAGGTGATTTTAGAGATCAAATAATGACCATGTTAAAAGACAAAGGCTTTAAAGTAAAGCGCGTAGGCGGATAA
- a CDS encoding sulfatase-like hydrolase/transferase yields the protein MRILIPVLLLIFSTTTFFSQQQSPNILLIIADDMGIDSTPGFGINEDLPSTPTLDSFREQGLSFTNCWAAPQCTPTRAAIMSGKFVVKTGVMRPPLILERSHTSLFTKIKEQSTTDYAMALIGKWHIGGNDVSNYSHPKDSGVPYYEGLFTSQVADYYNWTKVNSEGNEEQVTEYVTTHLTNSAISWIDNQTKPWFLWLAHVAPHLPFQVPPEGTYTTTPTDNRSTYLSMIESMDYEIDRLIKSMDAETLENTVIIFIGDNGTPGQANSYWPTGHAKASIYEGGIRVPMIITGKSVERVSEVETSLVQATDLHATILELAGVQLLGGTENSLSLKPTLKFEKQVSKKINYTDYENGGIQYWATRNDTYKLIEDDNGNEEFYNIVTDIKEETNLIGSLTTAQETIKTMLQQEAQIIRSDWSCSDGIKNGTETTIDDCDSSCGTTDVLSYDNIDCCGTPSNPSVYYEFVEQNERVVYSNNYPNHNFCFVADRTPEPYYRVYRFDLEPKLSGQVTNISRTNVRPVNFFGIALNGVYMMPAPATPFIFEDVNTGEYNWDWVFEPTTNIGDGRDFVGLDCASAHVNPNSGYHYHGNMFEYVEELEEGISTQESATTDVLQVGWASDGFPILYRFGPDKDGNIKEMFPSFQLKSGLRPGDGLSAPCGPYSGKYTNDFGYVAGKGDLDECNGIEASVTLTTAQGEETFEYYYVVTQDFPQISRCMKGNFNDSFISNAAALNDVDADSDGFVKAYDCDDTNPNVNPFAKDDPTTSFDESCGATLGTKELALKDLGYYINSNPNNGDFSIVSTNLEAYQAKLFSINGQLIKVKVGKGVVEINNITGAGVYVLSILKQGKLLGTTKIIVK from the coding sequence ATGAGAATTTTAATACCAGTTTTATTGCTGATTTTTTCAACAACTACCTTTTTTAGTCAGCAACAATCCCCAAATATATTATTAATTATTGCAGATGATATGGGAATAGACTCTACTCCAGGGTTTGGTATTAATGAAGATTTACCTAGTACACCAACGCTAGATTCTTTTAGAGAACAAGGACTTTCTTTTACCAATTGTTGGGCAGCACCACAATGTACGCCAACACGTGCTGCAATAATGAGTGGTAAATTTGTTGTTAAGACTGGGGTTATGAGACCTCCTTTAATTTTAGAAAGGAGCCATACTTCTTTGTTTACAAAGATAAAAGAACAAAGTACAACAGATTATGCCATGGCTTTAATTGGTAAATGGCATATTGGTGGTAATGATGTAAGTAATTACAGTCACCCAAAAGATTCTGGTGTACCTTATTACGAAGGGCTTTTTACGAGTCAGGTAGCTGATTACTATAATTGGACAAAAGTAAATTCTGAAGGGAATGAAGAGCAAGTAACAGAATATGTAACAACGCATTTAACTAATAGCGCAATATCTTGGATTGATAATCAAACAAAACCGTGGTTTTTATGGTTAGCACATGTTGCACCACATTTGCCTTTTCAAGTACCACCAGAAGGAACTTATACAACTACACCTACAGATAATAGATCTACTTATTTATCTATGATTGAGTCTATGGATTATGAAATAGATAGGCTTATAAAAAGTATGGATGCAGAAACTTTAGAAAATACGGTAATTATTTTTATTGGTGATAATGGTACGCCTGGTCAAGCAAATAGTTATTGGCCAACAGGACATGCAAAGGCTTCTATATATGAAGGAGGAATTCGTGTACCTATGATTATTACTGGTAAATCTGTAGAAAGAGTAAGTGAAGTAGAAACAAGTTTGGTGCAAGCTACCGATTTGCATGCTACCATTTTAGAGTTAGCTGGAGTGCAATTGTTAGGTGGTACAGAAAATAGTTTAAGTTTAAAACCTACGTTAAAATTTGAAAAACAAGTTTCAAAAAAAATAAATTATACAGATTATGAAAATGGAGGTATTCAATATTGGGCAACAAGAAATGATACCTATAAATTAATTGAAGATGATAACGGTAACGAAGAGTTTTATAATATTGTTACAGATATTAAAGAAGAAACCAATTTAATAGGCAGTTTAACTACAGCGCAAGAAACTATTAAAACGATGTTGCAGCAAGAAGCTCAAATTATTAGAAGTGATTGGTCTTGTAGCGACGGAATTAAAAATGGAACAGAAACTACCATAGATGATTGTGATAGTTCTTGCGGAACTACAGATGTTTTAAGTTATGACAATATAGATTGTTGTGGCACACCATCTAACCCAAGTGTTTATTACGAATTTGTAGAGCAAAATGAACGAGTTGTATACTCTAATAATTACCCAAATCATAATTTTTGTTTTGTTGCAGACAGAACGCCAGAACCTTATTATAGGGTTTACAGATTCGATTTAGAACCTAAATTATCAGGACAAGTTACCAATATTTCTAGAACAAATGTTAGACCTGTAAACTTTTTTGGTATTGCTTTAAATGGTGTTTATATGATGCCTGCACCTGCGACACCGTTTATTTTTGAAGATGTAAATACAGGAGAATACAATTGGGATTGGGTTTTTGAGCCTACAACAAATATTGGCGATGGAAGAGATTTTGTTGGTTTAGATTGTGCTTCTGCTCATGTAAATCCAAACTCGGGGTATCACTATCATGGAAATATGTTTGAATATGTAGAGGAATTAGAAGAAGGAATTTCTACACAAGAATCAGCTACAACAGACGTTTTACAAGTAGGTTGGGCATCAGATGGTTTTCCTATTTTATATCGTTTTGGCCCAGATAAAGATGGTAACATTAAGGAAATGTTTCCGAGTTTTCAATTAAAAAGCGGTTTAAGACCTGGAGATGGATTGAGTGCTCCTTGTGGTCCGTATTCCGGGAAATATACAAATGATTTTGGTTACGTAGCAGGAAAAGGAGATTTAGACGAATGTAACGGAATTGAAGCTTCAGTTACATTAACAACTGCACAAGGTGAAGAAACTTTTGAATATTACTATGTGGTAACGCAAGATTTTCCTCAGATTTCTAGATGTATGAAAGGGAATTTTAACGATAGTTTTATTAGTAATGCTGCTGCTTTAAATGATGTTGATGCAGATAGCGATGGTTTTGTAAAAGCGTATGATTGTGATGATACCAACCCAAATGTTAATCCATTTGCTAAAGATGATCCTACAACAAGTTTCGATGAAAGCTGTGGCGCTACTTTAGGTACAAAAGAGCTCGCTTTAAAAGATCTAGGGTATTACATCAACTCAAACCCTAATAATGGTGATTTTTCTATAGTGTCTACAAATTTAGAAGCTTACCAAGCTAAGTTGTTTTCTATAAACGGACAGTTAATTAAGGTAAAAGTGGGCAAGGGTGTTGTAGAAATAAACAATATAACAGGTGCAGGAGTTTATGTATTGAGTATTCTAAAACAAGGAAAACTATTAGGAACAACTAAAATTATTGTAAAATGA
- a CDS encoding DUF6048 family protein has translation MYKYIISICFLFVFVNGQSQEQKKDTLVDAKKDSIVYKSKYGLRLGMDISKPILAQFNSSYTGYEIVGDYRIKKNLYLAAEVGFEEETTTEDYTNSTSKGTYLRLGVNYNVYKNWLDMNNEIFIGARYGLSLFDQTLNSYTPNVNTLYFPADQITSTVSATDLNVHWTEFVIGLKVETFKNFFVSFSGSYKISMSVKEPDNFETLYAPGFNRIFDSGTGFGFNYTLTYLIPFKKK, from the coding sequence ATGTACAAATATATCATTAGCATCTGTTTCCTTTTTGTTTTTGTTAATGGACAATCTCAAGAACAAAAAAAAGACACACTTGTAGATGCTAAAAAAGATTCTATTGTCTATAAATCTAAATATGGTTTAAGATTGGGGATGGACATTAGCAAACCCATATTGGCACAATTTAATAGTTCTTATACAGGCTATGAAATTGTAGGAGATTATAGAATTAAGAAAAACTTATACCTTGCAGCAGAAGTTGGTTTTGAAGAAGAAACAACCACTGAAGACTATACTAATTCAACATCAAAAGGAACGTATTTAAGACTTGGAGTCAACTATAATGTGTATAAAAATTGGTTAGACATGAACAATGAGATCTTTATAGGAGCTCGTTATGGTCTTAGCCTTTTTGATCAAACCTTAAATAGTTACACACCCAACGTTAATACATTGTATTTCCCTGCAGACCAAATAACCTCAACTGTTTCTGCTACAGATTTAAATGTACATTGGACTGAATTTGTAATCGGTTTAAAAGTTGAAACCTTTAAAAACTTCTTCGTTTCTTTTAGTGGTTCTTATAAGATTTCAATGAGCGTAAAAGAGCCAGATAATTTTGAAACACTATACGCACCAGGCTTTAATAGAATATTTGACAGTGGTACAGGTTTTGGATTTAACTACACACTTACCTACTTAATTCCTTTTAAGAAAAAGTAA
- a CDS encoding isopenicillin N synthase family dioxygenase codes for MNKIPSVNLADFLSSDENKKQQFIDEIGHAYENIGFVALKGHFLDDKLVESLYTEIKNFFDLPIEIKEKYEIPGIGGQRGYVSFGKESAKGKKEGDLKEFWHFGQYVDAASKYAKEYPENVTVNELAKFNAVGKETYQMLEKTAKYVLRSLALHLGLEETYFDNYIKGGNSILRPIHYPPIQTEPKGAERAAAHGDINLITLLMGAQGKGLQVQNHKGDWIDAMAEPDELMINVGDMLSRHSNNKLKSTIHRVVNPPKEMWGTSRYSIPFFMHPVSDMKLDVLENCIDENNPKQFEDITAGEFLDERLRELGLKK; via the coding sequence ATGAATAAAATTCCTAGTGTAAATTTAGCAGACTTTTTATCTTCGGATGAAAACAAAAAACAACAATTTATTGATGAAATTGGTCATGCTTACGAAAACATAGGTTTTGTAGCTTTAAAAGGTCATTTTTTAGATGATAAACTTGTAGAAAGCTTATATACAGAAATTAAAAACTTTTTTGATTTACCTATAGAAATCAAAGAAAAATATGAAATTCCAGGTATTGGAGGACAACGTGGTTATGTTTCTTTTGGAAAAGAATCTGCAAAAGGAAAAAAGGAAGGCGATTTAAAAGAATTTTGGCATTTTGGTCAGTATGTAGATGCAGCTTCTAAATACGCCAAAGAATACCCAGAAAATGTAACCGTTAATGAATTGGCTAAATTTAATGCTGTTGGTAAAGAAACTTACCAAATGTTAGAAAAAACAGCTAAATACGTTTTGCGTTCTTTAGCCTTGCATTTAGGTTTAGAAGAAACCTACTTCGATAATTATATCAAAGGTGGAAATAGTATTCTACGCCCAATACATTACCCACCAATACAAACAGAACCTAAAGGAGCAGAAAGAGCAGCTGCACACGGAGACATTAATTTAATTACCTTATTAATGGGTGCACAAGGTAAAGGATTGCAAGTGCAAAACCACAAAGGAGATTGGATTGATGCCATGGCAGAACCAGATGAATTAATGATAAATGTTGGAGATATGTTATCTCGTCATAGCAATAACAAACTAAAATCTACCATTCACAGAGTTGTAAATCCACCAAAAGAAATGTGGGGAACATCACGATATTCAATTCCGTTTTTTATGCATCCAGTTTCTGATATGAAATTAGATGTTTTAGAAAACTGTATCGATGAAAACAACCCAAAACAATTTGAAGATATCACTGCTGGTGAATTCTTAGACGAAAGATTAAGAGAATTAGGATTAAAGAAATAA
- a CDS encoding DUF1835 domain-containing protein has product MSSSILHITNGDSTTNYLKRLHFSGGFITWREMLCEGKTTVDVGSETFWKNRFDFLKTSYNISKRKFVDFTLKEYRNLCSKKESKEIVLWFDHDLFCLINMIAVISWLKTYRKGYHISLVTSSKTKGSKKIKGLSEHTENQIQQLYKNRIDLSQDDIEYADYIWELYCSDSPLRLETVYKFNPMSPFTYLVEALEAHLKRFPSIKNGLNQIENTILETANSHKFTSKNQLVQQLLKTQTTYGFGDLQYEHHTEQLQKLFTSFNPVKLSRKGKKVLENQLNFYGELRNENSYLGGAKKYSFLFNNQSEKLLQITS; this is encoded by the coding sequence ATGAGCTCCTCTATACTACATATTACAAATGGAGATAGCACCACAAACTATCTTAAAAGACTTCATTTTTCTGGAGGTTTTATAACTTGGAGAGAAATGTTATGTGAAGGAAAAACTACCGTAGATGTAGGCAGTGAAACTTTCTGGAAAAACAGGTTCGACTTTTTAAAAACGTCCTATAATATTAGTAAAAGAAAGTTTGTAGATTTTACCTTAAAAGAATATAGAAATCTTTGTAGTAAAAAAGAATCTAAAGAAATAGTCTTATGGTTTGATCACGATTTGTTTTGTCTAATTAACATGATTGCTGTTATTAGCTGGCTAAAAACCTATAGAAAAGGCTACCATATTTCTTTAGTAACAAGTAGTAAAACTAAAGGAAGTAAAAAAATAAAAGGATTATCTGAACATACTGAAAATCAAATTCAGCAACTTTATAAAAACAGAATAGATTTATCTCAAGATGATATTGAGTATGCAGATTATATTTGGGAACTTTACTGCTCAGACAGTCCACTTAGATTAGAAACTGTTTATAAATTTAACCCAATGTCTCCTTTTACTTATTTAGTAGAAGCCTTAGAAGCACACTTAAAAAGATTTCCTTCCATTAAAAATGGATTAAACCAAATAGAAAATACAATTCTAGAAACTGCAAACTCTCATAAATTTACATCTAAAAACCAATTGGTACAACAATTACTAAAAACACAAACTACTTATGGTTTTGGAGATTTGCAATACGAACATCATACAGAACAACTTCAAAAATTATTTACGTCTTTCAATCCTGTTAAATTATCTAGAAAAGGAAAAAAAGTACTAGAAAACCAGCTAAATTTTTATGGCGAACTTCGCAATGAAAATTCGTATCTTGGTGGAGCAAAAAAATATAGTTTTCTATTCAATAATCAGTCAGAAAAACTGTTACAAATTACATCATAA
- a CDS encoding 4a-hydroxytetrahydrobiopterin dehydratase: MKKLTDFEINRKLEKLQDWDYYDDALHTDFEFDNFKDCMSAMNRIAFECEALNHHPEWTNNYNTLDIKLTTHDVDGVTKLDFKLAKAINKIVEVEE, encoded by the coding sequence ATGAAAAAACTAACAGACTTTGAAATAAATAGAAAATTAGAAAAACTACAAGATTGGGATTATTATGATGATGCACTGCACACCGATTTTGAGTTCGATAACTTTAAAGATTGTATGTCTGCAATGAATAGAATTGCATTTGAATGTGAGGCTTTAAATCATCATCCAGAATGGACAAATAATTACAATACTTTAGACATTAAGTTAACCACACATGATGTTGACGGTGTTACGAAACTAGATTTTAAACTGGCAAAAGCCATTAATAAAATTGTAGAAGTTGAAGAATAG
- a CDS encoding DUF6452 family protein: protein MKNSTYKIIVVLVIGLLVNASCTKDDFCLQNPVTPNLVLRFYDDTNKETVKSVSKLYVWAEGKDTIADFNGVSSDSIYIPLNSLTTETVYKFSNGTDVDTFTITYTPKEDYVSRSCGYKVIFNDVTFYSDKTWIKEFTPSTLTTLDNQNTAHVQIYH, encoded by the coding sequence TTGAAGAATAGTACCTATAAAATAATAGTTGTTTTAGTAATTGGATTACTTGTAAACGCCTCTTGTACAAAAGATGATTTCTGTTTGCAAAACCCTGTTACGCCAAATTTGGTATTGCGTTTTTATGATGATACCAACAAAGAAACTGTAAAAAGCGTAAGTAAGTTATATGTTTGGGCAGAAGGAAAAGATACCATTGCAGATTTTAATGGTGTAAGTTCAGACTCTATCTACATTCCTTTAAATAGTTTAACAACAGAAACCGTTTATAAATTTTCTAACGGAACAGATGTAGATACTTTTACCATCACCTACACTCCAAAAGAAGATTATGTTTCTCGTTCTTGCGGTTATAAAGTAATTTTTAATGATGTTACTTTTTATTCTGATAAAACTTGGATTAAAGAGTTTACACCATCAACATTAACAACATTAGACAATCAAAACACAGCGCATGTACAAATATATCATTAG